One Palaemon carinicauda isolate YSFRI2023 chromosome 5, ASM3689809v2, whole genome shotgun sequence DNA window includes the following coding sequences:
- the LOC137640901 gene encoding uncharacterized protein, with the protein MALSDETVQNSAPVENSARLAELLAEKELVTKKKEQEAKTEEILLDIEIAKTRGKARVFAETENDIGDDNVGNKDNETHNSIIVQRANYQDVNVMVAGPSVAAPGICASEGANTARGGNMANQVILPVTQENNASLPCLNPSTAQEFVPRNSSETVTNTLATPVNASNAKSSTFPNLEQYTYPPVNIPVNSNFGAPYPLPNSPPVNTIQQQISGIATALALPALQVPKFTGDLLEYSDFILAAMQTLTHLAVLDHAPNLQVVVQKLPSYLQNKWREKATNRRLLENRSSCFGDIVQFVINAAECVNDPGFGKEAMHRELNSSKPSKGKPTESAFAMQVNHESQSRTRGFRSPSCFYCSKNHDLDNCADFRQKSLEEKRKFIIEQRRCFSCYGLNHTSMGCMNKRKCHKCGKGHPTAMHIDGFKLPWRSDYSDRSSYSQNRTEESSQNPPDTATSNVISHDSSMVLQAIIPVRLKQRETNREVLTYALYDPGSTGCFLSEELKDDLQASGVQTNLRLKTMHGESIVKSYLVQDLVVSDINGQNGILLPKTYSRQEIPVSHDQIPRPELLQRWPYLHDVAKSIPEIMPEIDIGLLIGSNCPLAMEPLKIISTDGKGPFALQYRHGWTVSSPVEDNSVTSTHRVNSNRIVTEDIEQATEIISPNRILNILESDFIDSRVARYPGEKGLSPEDTTFLKKAESNVVFKDGHFEIPLPFRNQNLMVPNNKILAIKRALYQKKKMQKDPKYHSDYVNFIDKILQNDYAERIPDSLLTAKSGHVWYLPHHGVYNQRKPDKIRVVFDCSAKFNGISLNDQLLQGPDLTNSLIGVLTRFREHQVAFTCDVESMFYQVKVPKHQYNHLRFLWWPNGDISKELEEYWMKVHLFGAVSSPSIANYALRRVADEGSNLSSEVTHTIKRNFYVDDCLKSVPSATEASSLIAELTAACRDCGFRRCKFTSNDVSVLNTIPADDRSKELKTRDINYDPLPTEHALGILWVVETDTFGFSVLLPDKPLTRRGILSIVSSIYDPLGFAAPFVLLAKQILQDLCKETNLAWDDEVPDDHQLRFKQWISEVPNLQKITIPRRLKLPQQAKDTTFQMHVFSDASTSGYGAVAYLTSNEGGCSKTSFLIGKARVVPLKATSIPRLELTAAAVAVNLGQKITLELDLHLNEICYYTDSTTVLYYIRAERKRFPVFVANRVRQIRDFSNANQWKYVSTDLNPADVASRGVSSVISSDMTRWLEGPDFLNMPASECPAKMHPSSEPQITEEDLMSLVTTTTSEEGSPFMTLITYFSRWERLKKAVAVFIAFLAFLQNKEQTINLRTTQIMQKAEKAIVCFIQKITFANEVEKLKKTTTKEDKRELSLPKTSTIFRLNPVLIDGTLRVGGRLSKAAMDSDVKHPMLLPQHSHVTTLIVRDAHEKLGHADLNQNKIQNKLLYMNIDWKLNPPMASHMGGVWERQIRTIRKVLSALFFDHGTRLDDESFRTLLCEVEYIVNSRPITTCSNDPDDMEPLSPSQILHMKSPKRLIPGPSQPEYVYSRKRWRRVQYFSDLFWTRWKREYIVSLQQRPKWNKQQRNTREGDIVLLKDENTPRLHWPLASVTEVLPDSRGVVRSVKLRTQSSELHTPVSKLVLLLPKEDQVL; encoded by the exons ATGGCGTTGTCTGATGAGACTGTTCAGAATAGTGCTCCCGTCGAAAACTCGG cacgcctcgccgagttgcttgccgaaaaagaacttgtgacaaagaaaaaggaacaggaggcaaagacagaagagaTTCTATTGGATATCGAAATAGCCAAGACTCGAGGAAAAGCACGTGTTTTTGCAGAAACCGAAAATGACATTGGCGACGACAATGTTGGTAACAAAGACAATGAGACACATAACAGCATTATTGTGCAACGAGCCAACTATCAAGACGTGAATGTTATGGTTGCTGGACCTAGTGTAGCTGCCCCTGGAATTTGTGCGAGTGAAGGTGCTAACACGGCTAGGGGTGGCAATATGGCTAACCAGGTTATACTCCCTGTCACCCAGGAAAATAATGCCAGCTTACCCTGTCTAAATCCCAGCACTGCACAAGAATTTGTTCCCAGAAATTCTTCAGAGACTGTTACTAATACTCTTGCAACTCCAGTCAACGCTTCGAATGCCAAGTCATCAACGTTTCCAAATCTAGAACAGTATACGTATCCGCCTGTAAATATACCTGTGAACAGTAACTTTGGTGCACCCTATCCACTGCCTAATTCACCTCCAGTTAACACCATACAGCAGCAGATTAGTGGTATCGCCACAGCTCTAGCTTTGCCTGCACTGcaagttcccaagtttaccggtgatcttctggaatacagtgacttcatactggc CGCCATGCAAACACTTACTCACCTGGCTGTTCTTGATCATGCACCGAACCTGCAGGTGGTAGTCCAGAAATTGCCAAGTTATCTCCAGAATAAATGGCGCGAAAAAGCCACAAACCGCAGACTCCTCGAGAACAGGTCTTCGTGCTTTGGTGACATTGTCCAGTTTGTTATCAACGCAGCAGAGTGTGTCAATGACCCAGGGTTCGGGAAAGAAGCAATGCATAGAGAACTGAATTCTAGTAAACCATCAAAAGGGAAACCAACAGAATCTGCATTTGCTATGCAAGTTAATCATGAGAGCCAAAGTAGAACTCGTGGTTTTAGGTCGCCCTCCTGTTTTTACTGCAGCAAAAATCACGATCTGGATAACTGTGCAGATTTCAGGCAGAAATCTCTCgaagagaaaagaaagtttattatagagCAGCGTAGATGCTTCAGTTGCTATGGTCTGAATCATACATCGATGGGGTGCATGAACAAGCGAAAATGTCACAAATGTGGCAAAGGTCATCCTACGGCCATgcatatagatggcttcaaactaccttGGAGGTCGGACTACTCTGACAGATCTTCATATTCTCAAAACCGTACAGAGGAATCCAGCCAAAACCCTCCAGATACCGCTACCAGCAACGTTATTTCTCATGACTCCTCCATGGTTCTTCAAGCAATAATACCTGTTCGTTTAAAGCAGAGGGAAACCAACCGAGAAGTTCTCACCTACGCCCTCTATGACCCAGGAAGCACAGGGTGTTTCCTATCAGAAGAACTGAAAGATGACTTGCAAGCTTCCGGTGTTCAAACAAATCTGCGTCTGAAAACTATGCATGGGGAAAGCATAGTCAAAAGCTACCTTGTCCAGGATCTCGTCGTCAGTGATATAAACGGCCAGAATGGTATACTGCTTCCAAAAACGTATTCCAGACAAGAAATTCCAGTGAGCCACGATCAAATACCCCGTCCAGAACTGTTACAACGCTGGCCATATCTTCACGACGTGGCAAAATCGATTCCTGAAATAATGCCAGAAATAGACATCGGTCTactgattggcagtaattgcccactagcaatggagcctctgaaaatcatatcaacagACGGCAAAGGCCCATTCGCTCTGCAGTATCGTCACGGATGGACAGTCAGCTCCCCGGTAGAAGACAACAGTGTAACGTCTACACATCGAGTAAACAGTAATCGCATTGTGACCGAGGACATTGAGCAGGCTACTGAAATTATCTCCCCAAACAGAATACTGAATATTCTGGAAAGTGACTTTATTGATAGCCGGGTAGCAAGGTATCCTGGAGAGAAAGGATTGTCTCCAGAGGACACTACATTCCTGAAGAAGGCTGAAAGCAATGTCGTGTTTAAAGACGGTCACTTTGAGATCCCTCTCCCTTTCAGGAATCAGAACTTAATGGTGCCAAATAATAAGATCCTTGCAATCAAACGAGCACtctatcaaaagaagaaaatgcaaaaggATCCCAAGTACCACTCCGACTACGTCAACTTCATTGACAAAATACTCCAGAATGACTATGCTGAACGTATCCCAGACTCCCTGCTCACAGCCAAATCTGGACATGTGTGGTACCTGCCCCATCATGGAGTGTACAATCAAAGAAAACCAGATAAAATTAGAGTGGTGTTTGACTGTAGTGCAAAATTTAATGGAATATCCTTAAACGATCAGTTGCTGCAAGGGCCTGATCTCACCAATTCTCTGATAGGTGTTCTAACCAGATTCAGAGAACACCAGGTAGCCTTCACTTGTGACGTGGAGTCTATGTTCTACCAAGTGAAAGTACCCAAACACCAATACAACCATCTCAGATTCCTCTGGTGGCCAAACGGTGACATATCAAAAGAACTCGAAGAGTACTGGATGAAGGTACACCTGTTCGGCGCAGTGAGCTCACCAAGTATCGCCAACTACGCACTTAGACGTGTCGCAGATGAAGGAAGCAACTTAAGTTCAGAAGTCACCCATACAATTAAGCGGAACTTCTACGTCGATGACTGTCTAAAGTCTGTACCCAGTGCCACCGAAGCCAGTTCTCTGATTGCTGAACTGACTGCCGCCTGCCGGGACTGTGGATTCAGACGGTGTAAATTTACTAGTAATGACGTCTCTGTCCTAAACACCATCCCAGCTGACGATCGATCAAAAGAGTTAAAGACAAGAGACATCAATTATGACCCTCTGCCTACCGAGCACGCCCTCGGAATACTTTGGGTCGTCGAAACGGACACATTTGGCTTCTCAGTGTTGTTGCCAGACAAACCGCTGACAAGAAGAGGCATACTCTCCATAGTATCATCCATCTATGACCCCCTTGGTTTCGCTGCTCCATTTGTGCTGCTGGCAAAGCAAATACTACAAGACCTCTGCAAAGAAACCAATCTCGCCTGGGATGACGAAGTACCTGATGATCACCAGCTACGTTTCAAACAATGGATTAGTGAAGTCCCGAACCTTCAGAAGATAACAATCCCGAGACGTCTGAAGTTACCACAGCAAGCAAAAGATACGACTTTTCAGATGCACGTTTTCTCAGATGCCAGTACATCTGGGTATGGCGCTGTTGCATACCTAACCTCAAACGAAGGTGGATGTTCGAAAACTTCATTTCTCATCGGAAAAGCAAGGGTTGTTCCATTGAAAGCAACTTCTATCCCACGGCTTGAACTCACAGCGGCTGCTGTAGCTGTAAATTTAGGACAGAAAATAACCCTTGAGCTTGATCTCCATCTCAACGAAATCTGCTATTACACAGATTCAACGACAGTCCTTTATTACATCAGAGCTGAGAGAAAGCGTTTTCCAGTGTTTGTGGCCAACAGAGTCCGTCAAATAAGAGACTTCAGCAACGCTAACCAGTGGAAGTACGTTAGCACTGATTTGAACCCAGCAGACGTTGCATCACGTGGAGTAAGTTCTGTGATATCGTCAGACATGACTCGTTGGCTGGAAGGTCCGGATTTCTTGAATATGCCGGCTTCAGAATGCCCTGCAAAGATGCACCCCAGCAGCGAACCGCAGATTACAGAAGAAGACTTAATGTCTTTAGTTACTACAACTACATCTGAAGAAGGATCACCATTTATGACTTTAATCACATATTTCTCCAGGTGGGAGAGACTGAAGAAAGCAGTAGCAGTATTCATAGCATTTTTGgctttcttacaaaacaaagaacaaACTATAAATTTAAGGACCACACAGATCATGCAAAAGGCTGAAAAGGCAATCGTTTGCTTCATACAAAAGATCACCTTTGCAAACGAGGTcgagaaactcaagaaaacaaccacgaaagaagacaagagagaacTCTCGCTACCAAAAACAAGTACGATATTCCGTCTCAACCCAGTGCTCATCGACGGAACTCTGCGAGTGGGAGGACGCCTCTCGAAAGCAGCAATGGACTCCGATGTTAAACATCCTATGCTACTGCCACAACATTCGCACGTCACCACTCTAATCGTACGAGATGCTCATGAGAAACTTGGCCATGCGG atctgaaccagaacaaaatccaaaacaaactactgtacatgaatatcgacTGGAAACTTAACCCACCTATGGCATCGCACATGGGCGGCGTATGGGAGCGCCAGATCCGTACCATTCGGAAAGTTCTATCTGCGCTATTCTTCGACCATGGGACTCGCCTCGATGACGAATCATTCCGCACGCTACTCTGCGAGGTAGAATATATTGTGAACTCAAGACCAATCACGACCTGTTCTAATGATCCTGACGACATGGAACCACTAAGTCCGAGTCAAATCCTCCATATGaagtcacccaagaggttaataccAGGACCTTCGCAACCAGAATATGTGTACTCCAGAAAAAGGTGGCGTAGAGTACAATATTTTTCGGACTTGTTCTGGACCAGATGGAAAAGGGAGTACATAGTCAGCCTGCAGCAACgccccaaatggaacaaacaacaacgaaatacACGGGAAGGTGACATCGTGCTCCTGAAAGACGAGAACACGCCAAGACTTCACTGGCCACTAGCAAGTGTAACAGAGGTGCTGCCAGACTCCAGAGGCGTTGTGAGAAGCGTCAAACTTCGAACTCAATCTTCTGAACTGCACACACCAGTGAGCAAGCTCGtactcttgcttccaaaagaagatcaagtgttatag